ATGTGTCAGAAGGCCATGCAAGTTGTTGTATTCAGACTGGCAAACTGTACACTGATATGGAGTAGAGGAGATGGCAGGGTTTGCAGAAGACAGCTGCACCGTTTTCTCCTGGGAAAGGCTGGGATCCTCTGAACACTCTGTATCCTGGTCCATCTGTGACGTTGTTATCTGGTCTTCAGAATCCATCCTGATCCCAGATTCATCAGGCTGTGTGCCAGACTTCTCAGCAGCATCTTTCTCCTTAATGATATCTAACAGCACAGATTCATCCCCATTCATGGCCCAAGGGTGAAAAGCTTGGTAGTGATTAGTAATATCCCAAATGGAAGATGCTTCAAAAATGCAATCTCTGCATTTATAGGACTTTGCCTCTGTTGGCATCACaagggcaggaggggaaggatcaGGACCTGCCCAGAGTTTAGTTGCCATGTAAGTATAATCAACGTAATGCTCAGGATGCCTCCTTTGGTAATGCACAAGCAAACCACTTGGCTCTGTGTGTGAATAAATGCACCATTCACAGTGATAACCAGCCTCTATCAagccatccaaaaatgcccatCTGAGAATGGATGTGACTGTAGCTTTCAGGGTTGGGTGATCTTTCTTGATATGCTTCCTCAATGCATAGAAGTAAGGTGAAGTATAGCTACACTGCCTGCACTTGAGGGCTCTCAGCTTTGACTTGTCCCGTTCAGTGCTAGAGGTGTGAGCAGGCACGTTGCCAGTCGACTTCTTCTGGCTGCGATCACAAAGGCTTCTAATGGTGGCTGTATGCTGTCTAATCACATCTGCATTAGCTTTGAAGTCACGATGCTTCTTTTGATAATGAATGAGCACACCTTTCACGGTCCTGTTTCCATAATCACAGTGCTggcagaaaaacatttcattctCAGGAGGATTCACAGAGGTCTCAGAACCACCTCGGCTCAACTGCTGCATTGACACTGGTGGCCTCTGAATACCAGGTGGCAGCTCACCAGCCCTCATCATTGCTGCAGTGGGAGGTGCCTGTCTGATATATTTGGCCGTGACCTTTATCTCTGGGTGCCTCTTCTGGTAGTGGACAAGCACTCCAACAACTGAGCGGTTGCTGTATGAACAGTGTTTGCAGTAGTAGAGTTCAGTAGCAAGgtctgggggtggtggtgggggaggTGGAGGCTGAGAAGCCAAGTTGGACAGTTTTGGGGAGACAGGTGTCCCCATCTCAAAAGACATCTGAGCCAGGGCAGAGCCCCTATCAACAGAGACGACACGCATGGTCTTCTGAATTCTGAAATATGATGCTTTTTCTTCGGGGTGCTTTTTCTGGTAATGAACCAAAACTGAATGCATGTTAGGGCTTGCAAATGAACACACGTCACAGTCATAAACAACCACAGTATTGACGGAAGGATCCTTCTGATTTTCACATTCAGGGCTAAAACTCTTGGCGGCACTTTTGTTAAAGCCAGCTGGCACACCAGCCCCGCGAGCCACGGGGGTGGAGGTTGCCATAGTTTTTGGAGCAGAATTCAAGATCTCTCTCAGTGTCTGAGACTCTGTGTTCAGCCCTTCTTGCTGCTCAACAACATAGCTTGAAAATATCATTGCATTGTTAATTTTCACGGTGGGATGCATTCTTTGGTAATGTGGCATTAGACTTCTAACATTCGGGCTTGTGTAAGAGCAGAAGCGACAGCGGTAGATCAGATCAGAATGATCAAAGTTCAGTACATTCATAGCTTCAGGATGATGCTCTCCATAATGCTGCTGCAGGTCTTCAAAGTTTGTATAGTCAATATAGCACTCAAGACACCGGTATACTGCACTGTGATCATTGGGATCCAGGATATATCTAAAGCTGAATTTAATATAGGGGTGCATTCGCTGGTAGTGGGTGCTAACGCTCCGGGCAGATTTGTTGCTGAAATCACAGTGTTTACAATAGTAAAGCCTGCCAGAGTCATTaaactctgcattttcattGTTCTGATCAGTACCATACATGTTTGACTGGCCCCCCAGAACAGAGGCATTAGGGCTCTGATGTTCTTTCATGCTGACAGAAGAATAATAGTCTTCCTCATCTTCTGATAAAGTGAGCTCAATCTCTGCTCCATTGGCAGAATTGTAATCATGCTGCAAGCTTCTGAAGTTTGCCTCCTTCTGGGAATCATTAGCCTCTCTTCCCCACATTTGCTGTGGTGCATAAGAACTGGAAACATCTATCATTGGTTCTGTTTGCTCTTCTTCTCTGTCTAACTCAACTTCTATCTCCACCTCAttgtcttcctcctcttcctcatcatCCTCTACATTAATCACAGCATCttcttgctgtttgttttggttgaTTTTGCTCTGCAGGTTGCTCGCTATTTCGTCAATCCTAGTTCTCTTTTTCACTGGTGACAGATCTAAAGGGAAATCATTTGACACCTTCCGAGGGGCCTTTGCAACAAAGTTATTTTTAGATGACAGCCCAAGGATCGAGGTCTGGCTCTTCTTCACTGTGCTGGCAGAAGTGTGAGCATCTGCCTCGCTCTCTTGTGGTGTGTTGGATGGTGGTCCATCATATTTCGGCAGGTTGTCACAGAATGAGTGCTTGTGCTGCTGATGAACTCTGAGGCCTTTCAAAGTTGTGGTGGAATAGTTGCACATTGTGCACTTATATGGATGCTGTGAATGGGGCTGGGGtgattgctgctgttgttgttgttgctgctgctgctgctgctgctgcactggcTCCATCATCCCAGCTGACTTCCTGCCATTTATATTTCCACTCTCATAAGACACAGCACTGTCGTTCAAAGAAGAGGCGATGCTTTCAGTCTGAGAGTTCACAGTGTCCCAGTCTGATGTTGTACCTGTATGACATTGCTTGTGGGCGCCAAGCTTTAATGAACTCTTGCAAGTGAAAGGGCATTCGTCACACTTGTACACAGCCGTCTTTCCAGACAGGTGGATGTTCTCAATGTGACGGGAAATGCTTCGGCGGTGCATAGTCAGGAAAGGACAAAAAGGACACTGGAACCTGTTCATATATCTTCTAAAGGGGATCCCCTTTGTTTCCAGGAGCTTGTTGCCATCAGATCCcatcagctgctctgcagacatTCCTGTGGTCTGGTGATCCATGGAGTTCAAGCCATTCTCGCTGTCCATTTCATTTAGCTCTTCATCTGAGCTGGAGTCATTTAGCATACTGTTTGTTTCCAGGTCAGCAGAAGAATTTGTCATATCAGCAATTCCATAGCGGGATCTGTCAGACAAATTAACCATGCCCGAGTTGTGAGGTGACTTAGGCTTCATTTGAGGATAAGACACGGAAGAAAACTTGGAAGATGTAGAAGAGTTGGGCCTGATAAGGGAATTGCCCATAGAGCTTCTAAAGTTTGAGACATTAGCGTTCGACATCTCACGTCCTGTTGTATTCATGGACATATAGTTAGAGTTTGGGGAGGCATTCTGGGCACTCTTGTTCTGTACATCAGTTGCACTGGTTCCTTCTTGTTGCTGCCTCAGGCTTGACAGTATTTTTACCATACTGCGGTGCTTTTTCATCATGTGGTCACACCAGCGCTCCCTTCGAGGTGTCTGGTAGCTGCACCATTCACAGCAAAAGTTGCCCCTCGACTTTGTCAGGGGCTTGACCATGGACTCCAAAATGCTCCGCTCCACcacctctgcaggcagctccttgCAGGGTTCCTGCACTGGCACAGAAGCAGATGTTGATTCAGATATAGCAGTGGCAGCTGTAGGGGGAGTTGAACTCTCTTTCAGGTTGTTTTTGTGATACATTTTCTGGTGCTTAATAATCCTTGCACGCCTGGGTGACTTGTAGGTGCAGAACTGGCAACTGAAAACTTTGCCAAACCCTTCATGCATCATGATGTTGTAATTTAAGGAACTAGCGGTTGGTGGCCCCACTGAGCTCCCCCCAGCCTGTGTTCCATGAACTTTGCGTGTGTGCTCTATGAGGAGGTTTTTGGAACGGAAGTAGCGCACACAGAACTTGCACTGGAAAAAtttgttggttggtttaggATTTGGAGCCATATGCTGACCATAGAAAGTCTGGCTCTGGCTATAGTAACTTCCAGTCCCCATCTGACTTGTTGCATTTTGCCCTAAAATGAGAATTAAggtgaatatataaataaataaaatcaaatattgAGGCTTTTTCTCCACCCACCCTATATGCATAAGAACACAACTGCATCTTGAACAACTATCAATCACAGCAGGGTTCTCTCACTTACTTATGACTTAAGTACACTCTCTGTAGAGAGTACACTCTCTACACGTATCTATATATCTGGCGACTTTCAGAAAAATGGCCATCGTCCATAACATAGACATATACATGCTATGGTGTAAACTTTCGGATGGACCATTTCCAAAATAATcttctttggggaaaaagaaagctaGTACACTAATAAGGTTGAACATATTGAGGTGGTTCACAGTGGTGAAGAACCATGAAAATCtgacaaacaaaaagcattatGAAGAAATACACTAAAAGCGGCTAATAAAACCACCCTCCACATTTCTATTTACAGGAAGAGCTGTGGTCAGAATCAATATGGCTGAAGCTAGATATCTGCTTTGGTGTCACAGCAGTAAGGATAATTGAGTTTTTACAATCACATTAAAAGTATTAACTAATATGTACTAAAATAAGCCACATGTGAAATTGGTGGTTAGAGCTGAGATTTACCTGCTATTTCATCTGCAATCGTAAATTCATCCTTTACAGAAGAAAACTCAACCTCAGTCTGGTTGCTAGCATTCATGGAACCAGATCTTGGCTGGCTAGGGCTTTCCTCTGAGACATCGGTTGGCTGCAGGAAAGCAGTGTGAACATCCTGAATATGAGCTTTAAGGTCTTCATACGATGGAGCTCGAAAATCGCAGCCATCACACTGCAACACCTCCATGGTTCAAGAACGATCTTTCACATGAGAAAATTCTGcaagaaaaagagagggagaagaagagAGAGGTTTTAGAGCAATGCCATTTTAACAAATTCTGAAACAGGTAATATCACGCTTATAAAGACAGTCATTTCCAGATACTCCATTTACTGCAGTGTAAAACTCAACCTGTGCTTGCTATATGAAGATGCCTCAGTTTGGATTCACATGAATTCCTACCTAGGTAGCTCACAAGTTGCTGACTCAACTCTACAGTCAACGTTCTGACAGATGACTACTGACTCTGTGGACTTTGTCCTCTTGACTTTTCCATTATATAGGACAAGGCTGTTGTTCAGAAGTTTGTCTTGTTCAAAGACCACAAACAGTATTCTAGAGAAATAGCACATTACTCCCAAACAGCTGTGTACTCTAATTTACGATCAGAAGACAATGGCTTCTGCCTCTGTGAATCTCACTAACATTTCTTGGAAGTTGAAAAGTATTGCCTGTTTTATCCGCCACAGATTAAAAGcctctacaggaaaaaaaaatctgcctttctTCTCAATATCCTCTCAGTTGTGAGGTTGATGAAAAACCTAGACAACACTGCAAGTTGAGATGCAGCCACATGCACTCAAAGTAGTATGGTTTGTTCTACCTTAATTCCACCATGCCTTGCAAGGGCATCTCCATCCTTTGTTAAAATGTTTACTGCTTAATTTGAGTCTGTTCTGGGGACACAGCCTTTGCAAGATAGCAGTCTTTTGGGAAGGCAAGAACTGGAGGATGGGAAAGACAGCAAAGGAAATAGGAATTTTGCAAAAGTACAACAGAAGTATGAGTAACAAAGACTTTCCTCAGAAACATCATGGCTTCTTTGATTTATCCAAATGCTCTACATATCTTGAAGTACCAAATAACACAAAATACGGCAATGTGAATTATGGAAGTTTGGTTTGTGACCAACTAACCCTGCTTCAGAGGTTGTATATTTATACATTGCCATGAAAGAGAGGAGACACAAAACACAAGCAAGACAAAAGCCTTAGACTGTCCTACTTCATGCAGTATTTAGACACAAGAGCAACTTTTCTATATTAATGACAGAATTACTTCTTTAAGTTTCCACATGCTGTGCTGGTACAGGGATAATCTGGGCAGTCCAGAGGTCCAGTATACAAGGGCTGCCTCGAAAACTGAAAATTCCATGTTTTTTGCACATAAAGTACAAAGCTCCTTCTGCAGTGAGGAGAATGCTCCAAAACATTAGTGCAATGAAATTAGAGAGGACACTACATCAGGATTTTACATAAAAGAATGCTTCTTCTGATAGCCTGCTAAAATTAACTTCTAGCAAGTCAAATTCTGGACTGTCTGAGCACACAGGCTCTCCACATATTTACCTACATTATTTTGCAGGCTGCACTGTGTCCTTTCTCTTCCAacccccctctctccctcccaccaccaataaagaaaatgaacgCTGTACCAGCTTCTTTTCGGCTAACAAAGTTACAATAATCGAGATACTCAAGCTTTTATGTGCAAGCACCAGACCAAATTGTGTGGAAGAGGTTGCTATCTGCTCTGGATCAAATTACAGCAGTGAGTGAAGCCCCACCCCACGTCTCCTTTAGCACAGTCCATTAGacctgaaaacaaatttttccATGGAGCAGACGACTCCTGCATTTAGAGCACTTCACAGAAAAGCAGATCATCCAGTTTTCACTACCCATCCCCCAAGCTTAGTCCTTTCATCTCAGCCAAACAagccacagctctgctgaaTGTGTTTATCACACTTTCAAGAGATATGAGCCCCTGCGTCACTGAAGCTTTAAGACTCACTAAGCTGCCCTAGTCCTCTGAGCTTTGGGAGCAGCCATTTTAGCTCAGACAACTCCTGCACTGAGAGGCTCAGAGCTTCTCGCCCGTGCACAACATGGCCTCACTTATCTCAGCTTCATCTCCAGCACACCagggtttttcctttttttttttttttttttttttttccctttcttttttctttcctcctccttcttggGTCACGCTTGAAAAATCAGCATCCCCAGAACACACCTCCCCTTCTCCTGCGTGACTTGCACCCCAAACCATGTCACTGGTGTCCCCCTGCACTGCCCAAGCAGCA
This region of Anas platyrhynchos isolate ZD024472 breed Pekin duck chromosome Z, IASCAAS_PekinDuck_T2T, whole genome shotgun sequence genomic DNA includes:
- the ZNF462 gene encoding zinc finger protein 462 isoform X1; this encodes MEVLQCDGCDFRAPSYEDLKAHIQDVHTAFLQPTDVSEESPSQPRSGSMNASNQTEVEFSSVKDEFTIADEIAGQNATSQMGTGSYYSQSQTFYGQHMAPNPKPTNKFFQCKFCVRYFRSKNLLIEHTRKVHGTQAGGSSVGPPTASSLNYNIMMHEGFGKVFSCQFCTYKSPRRARIIKHQKMYHKNNLKESSTPPTAATAISESTSASVPVQEPCKELPAEVVERSILESMVKPLTKSRGNFCCEWCSYQTPRRERWCDHMMKKHRSMVKILSSLRQQQEGTSATDVQNKSAQNASPNSNYMSMNTTGREMSNANVSNFRSSMGNSLIRPNSSTSSKFSSVSYPQMKPKSPHNSGMVNLSDRSRYGIADMTNSSADLETNSMLNDSSSDEELNEMDSENGLNSMDHQTTGMSAEQLMGSDGNKLLETKGIPFRRYMNRFQCPFCPFLTMHRRSISRHIENIHLSGKTAVYKCDECPFTCKSSLKLGAHKQCHTGTTSDWDTVNSQTESIASSLNDSAVSYESGNINGRKSAGMMEPVQQQQQQQQQQQQQQSPQPHSQHPYKCTMCNYSTTTLKGLRVHQQHKHSFCDNLPKYDGPPSNTPQESEADAHTSASTVKKSQTSILGLSSKNNFVAKAPRKVSNDFPLDLSPVKKRTRIDEIASNLQSKINQNKQQEDAVINVEDDEEEEEDNEVEIEVELDREEEQTEPMIDVSSSYAPQQMWGREANDSQKEANFRSLQHDYNSANGAEIELTLSEDEEDYYSSVSMKEHQSPNASVLGGQSNMYGTDQNNENAEFNDSGRLYYCKHCDFSNKSARSVSTHYQRMHPYIKFSFRYILDPNDHSAVYRCLECYIDYTNFEDLQQHYGEHHPEAMNVLNFDHSDLIYRCRFCSYTSPNVRSLMPHYQRMHPTVKINNAMIFSSYVVEQQEGLNTESQTLREILNSAPKTMATSTPVARGAGVPAGFNKSAAKSFSPECENQKDPSVNTVVVYDCDVCSFASPNMHSVLVHYQKKHPEEKASYFRIQKTMRVVSVDRGSALAQMSFEMGTPVSPKLSNLASQPPPPPPPPPDLATELYYCKHCSYSNRSVVGVLVHYQKRHPEIKVTAKYIRQAPPTAAMMRAGELPPGIQRPPVSMQQLSRGGSETSVNPPENEMFFCQHCDYGNRTVKGVLIHYQKKHRDFKANADVIRQHTATIRSLCDRSQKKSTGNVPAHTSSTERDKSKLRALKCRQCSYTSPYFYALRKHIKKDHPTLKATVTSILRWAFLDGLIEAGYHCEWCIYSHTEPSGLLVHYQRRHPEHYVDYTYMATKLWAGPDPSPPALVMPTEAKSYKCRDCIFEASSIWDITNHYQAFHPWAMNGDESVLLDIIKEKDAAEKSGTQPDESGIRMDSEDQITTSQMDQDTECSEDPSLSQEKTVQLSSANPAISSTPYQCTVCQSEYNNLHGLLTHYGKKHPGMKVKAADFAQDIDINPGAVYKCRHCPYINTRIHGVLTHYQKRHPSIKVTAEDFVHDVEQSNDIAQNDVEETSRIFKQGYGAYRCKLCPYTHGTLEKLKIHYEKYHNQPEFDVFAQSPPKVSASLEPDMVTEIKASPEIAAEDVGEISVAAPHFSSSHLVSHTVFRCQLCKYFCSTRKGIARHYRIKHNNVRAQPEGKNNLFKCALCSYTNPIRKGLAAHYQKRHDIDAYYTHCLAASRTVSDKPNKVIIPSPPKDDTPQLSEELRRAVEKKKCSLCSFQSFSKKGIVSHYMKRHPGVFPKKQHASKLGGYFTAVYADEHEKPTPTEEKNEFEKPEVESEAQEIEWLPFRCIKCFKLSFSTAELLCMHYTDHHSKDLKRDFTILGSGTRSQNAVYQCKHCDMKLHSTAELTAHLNGHNEEFQKRAKRQERRKQLLSKQKYADGAFADFKQERAFGHLEDVSKLKERKVVGYKCKFCVEVHPTLRAICNHLRKHVQYGNVSSVSATVKQEAEDSSNTTLEGCEGAKDPGIVEFTEAESGASLEDETRPGGYHCSQCDRVLMSMQGLRSHERSHLALAMFTREDKYSCQYCSFVSAFRHNLDRHMQTHHGHHKPFRCKLCPFKSSYNSRLKTHILKAHAGEHAYKCSSCSFSTMTISQLKEHSLKVHGKALTLPRPRIVNLAASHAHHTSKNHTPAEEVEDSNDSSYSEPPDVQQQLNHYQSAALARNNNNVSPIPLSGSAAGMEKTEAILNCEFCEFSSGYIQSIRRHYRDKHGGKKLFKCKDCSFYTGFKSAFTMHVEAGHSAVPEEGPKDLRCPLCLYHTKYKRNMIDHIVLHREERVVPIEVCRSKLSKYLQGVVFRCDKCTFTCSSDESLQQHIEKHNELKPYKCQLCYYETKHTEELDAHLRDEHKVSRNFELVGRVNLDQLEQMKGKTESSSSDEEEKEEELSPKTEERDPMMFSDTGPPEKRFPCEFCGRSFTEGSEWERHVLRHGMALNESKHGTSEDSQTKEDVEETVSTLPEEKESIEKMVLDYSHNSETVVSVVAADKPLQENPEAKNE
- the ZNF462 gene encoding zinc finger protein 462 isoform X3, yielding MEVLQCDGCDFRAPSYEDLKAHIQDVHTAFLQPTDVSEESPSQPRSGSMNASNQTEVEFSSVKDEFTIADEIAGQNATSQMGTGSYYSQSQTFYGQHMAPNPKPTNKFFQCKFCVRYFRSKNLLIEHTRKVHGTQAGGSSVGPPTASSLNYNIMMHEGFGKVFSCQFCTYKSPRRARIIKHQKMYHKNNLKESSTPPTAATAISESTSASVPVQEPCKELPAEVVERSILESMVKPLTKSRGNFCCEWCSYQTPRRERWCDHMMKKHRSMVKILSSLRQQQEGTSATDVQNKSAQNASPNSNYMSMNTTGREMSNANVSNFRSSMGNSLIRPNSSTSSKFSSVSYPQMKPKSPHNSGMVNLSDRSRYGIADMTNSSADLETNSMLNDSSSDEELNEMDSENGLNSMDHQTTGMSAEQLMGSDGNKLLETKGIPFRRYMNRFQCPFCPFLTMHRRSISRHIENIHLSGKTAVYKCDECPFTCKSSLKLGAHKQCHTGTTSDWDTVNSQTESIASSLNDSAVSYESGNINGRKSAGMMEPVQQQQQQQQQQQQQQSPQPHSQHPYKCTMCNYSTTTLKGLRVHQQHKHSFCDNLPKYDGPPSNTPQESEADAHTSASTVKKSQTSILGLSSKNNFVAKAPRKVSNDFPLDLSPVKKRTRIDEIASNLQSKINQNKQQEDAVINVEDDEEEEEDNEVEIEVELDREEEQTEPMIDVSSSYAPQQMWGREANDSQKEANFRSLQHDYNSANGAEIELTLSEDEEDYYSSVSMKEHQSPNASVLGGQSNMYGTDQNNENAEFNDSGRLYYCKHCDFSNKSARSVSTHYQRMHPYIKFSFRYILDPNDHSAVYRCLECYIDYTNFEDLQQHYGEHHPEAMNVLNFDHSDLIYRCRFCSYTSPNVRSLMPHYQRMHPTVKINNAMIFSSYVVEQQEGLNTESQTLREILNSAPKTMATSTPVARGAGVPAGFNKSAAKSFSPECENQKDPSVNTVVVYDCDVCSFASPNMHSVLVHYQKKHPEEKASYFRIQKTMRVVSVDRGSALAQMSFEMGTPVSPKLSNLASQPPPPPPPPPDLATELYYCKHCSYSNRSVVGVLVHYQKRHPEIKVTAKYIRQAPPTAAMMRAGELPPGIQRPPVSMQQLSRGGSETSVNPPENEMFFCQHCDYGNRTVKGVLIHYQKKHRDFKANADVIRQHTATIRSLCDRSQKKSTGNVPAHTSSTERDKSKLRALKCRQCSYTSPYFYALRKHIKKDHPTLKATVTSILRWAFLDGLIEAGYHCEWCIYSHTEPSGLLVHYQRRHPEHYVDYTYMATKLWAGPDPSPPALVMPTEAKSYKCRDCIFEASSIWDITNHYQAFHPWAMNGDESVLLDIIKEKDAAEKSGTQPDESGIRMDSEDQITTSQMDQDTECSEDPSLSQEKTVQLSSANPAISSTPYQCTVCQSEYNNLHGLLTHYGKKHPGMKVKAADFAQDIDINPGAVYKCRHCPYINTRIHGVLTHYQKRHPSIKVTAEDFVHDVEQSNDIAQNDVEETSRIFKQGYGAYRCKLCPYTHGTLEKLKIHYEKYHNQPEFDVFAQSPPKVSASLEPDMVTEIKASPEIAAEDVGEISVAAPHFSSSHLVSHTVFRCQLCKYFCSTRKGIARHYRIKHNNVRAQPEGKNNLFKCALCSYTNPIRKGLAAHYQKRHDIDAYYTHCLAASRTVSDKPNKVIIPSPPKDDTPQLSEELRRAVEKKKCSLCSFQSFSKKGIVSHYMKRHPGVFPKKQHASKLGGYFTAVYADEHEKPTPTEEKNEFEKPEVESEAQEIEWLPFRCIKCFKLSFSTAELLCMHYTDHHSKDLKRDFTILGSGTRSQNAVYQCKHCDMKLHSTAELTAHLNGHNEEFQKRAKRQERRKQLLSKQKYADGAFADFKQERAFGHLEDVSKLKERKVVGYKCKFCVEVHPTLRAICNHLRKHVQYGNVSSVSATVKQEAEDSSNTTLEGCEGAKDPGIVEFTEAESGASLEDETRPGGYHCSQCDRVLMSMQGLRSHERSHLALAMFTREDKYSCQYCSFVSAFRHNLDRHMQTHHGHHKPFRCKLCPFKSSYNSRLKTHILKAHADSSYSEPPDVQQQLNHYQSAALARNNNNVSPIPLSGSAAGMEKTEAILNCEFCEFSSGYIQSIRRHYRDKHGGKKLFKCKDCSFYTGFKSAFTMHVEAGHSAVPEEGPKDLRCPLCLYHTKYKRNMIDHIVLHREERVVPIEVCRSKLSKYLQGVVFRCDKCTFTCSSDESLQQHIEKHNELKPYKCQLCYYETKHTEELDAHLRDEHKVSRNFELVGRVNLDQLEQMKGKTESSSSDEEEKEEELSPKTEERDPMMFSDTGPPEKRFPCEFCGRSFTEGSEWERHVLRHGMALNESKHGTSEDSQTKEDVEETVSTLPEEKESIEKMVLDYSHNSETVVSVVAADKPLQENPEAKNE
- the ZNF462 gene encoding zinc finger protein 462 isoform X4, with amino-acid sequence MEVLQCDGCDFRAPSYEDLKAHIQDVHTAFLQPTDVSEESPSQPRSGSMNASNQTEVEFSSVKDEFTIADEIAGQNATSQMGTGSYYSQSQTFYGQHMAPNPKPTNKFFQCKFCVRYFRSKNLLIEHTRKVHGTQAGGSSVGPPTASSLNYNIMMHEGFGKVFSCQFCTYKSPRRARIIKHQKMYHKNNLKESSTPPTAATAISESTSASVPVQEPCKELPAEVVERSILESMVKPLTKSRGNFCCEWCSYQTPRRERWCDHMMKKHRSMVKILSSLRQQQEGTSATDVQNKSAQNASPNSNYMSMNTTGREMSNANVSNFRSSMGNSLIRPNSSTSSKFSSVSYPQMKPKSPHNSGMVNLSDRSRYGIADMTNSSADLETNSMLNDSSSDEELNEMDSENGLNSMDHQTTGMSAEQLMGSDGNKLLETKGIPFRRYMNRFQCPFCPFLTMHRRSISRHIENIHLSGKTAVYKCDECPFTCKSSLKLGAHKQCHTGTTSDWDTVNSQTESIASSLNDSAVSYESGNINGRKSAGMMEPVQQQQQQQQQQQQQQSPQPHSQHPYKCTMCNYSTTTLKGLRVHQQHKHSFCDNLPKYDGPPSNTPQESEADAHTSASTVKKSQTSILGLSSKNNFVAKAPRKVSNDFPLDLSPVKKRTRIDEIASNLQSKINQNKQQEDAVINVEDDEEEEEDNEVEIEVELDREEEQTEPMIDVSSSYAPQQMWGREANDSQKEANFRSLQHDYNSANGAEIELTLSEDEEDYYSSVSMKEHQSPNASVLGGQSNMYGTDQNNENAEFNDSGRLYYCKHCDFSNKSARSVSTHYQRMHPYIKFSFRYILDPNDHSAVYRCLECYIDYTNFEDLQQHYGEHHPEAMNVLNFDHSDLIYRCRFCSYTSPNVRSLMPHYQRMHPTVKINNAMIFSSYVVEQQEGLNTESQTLREILNSAPKTMATSTPVARGAGVPAGFNKSAAKSFSPECENQKDPSVNTVVVYDCDVCSFASPNMHSVLVHYQKKHPEEKASYFRIQKTMRVVSVDRGSALAQMSFEMGTPVSPKLSNLASQPPPPPPPPPDLATELYYCKHCSYSNRSVVGVLVHYQKRHPEIKVTAKYIRQAPPTAAMMRAGELPPGIQRPPVSMQQLSRGGSETSVNPPENEMFFCQHCDYGNRTVKGVLIHYQKKHRDFKANADVIRQHTATIRSLCDRSQKKSTGNVPAHTSSTERDKSKLRALKCRQCSYTSPYFYALRKHIKKDHPTLKATVTSILRWAFLDGLIEAGYHCEWCIYSHTEPSGLLVHYQRRHPEHYVDYTYMATKLWAGPDPSPPALVMPTEAKSYKCRDCIFEASSIWDITNHYQAFHPWAMNGDESVLLDIIKEKDAAEKSGTQPDESGIRMDSEDQITTSQMDQDTECSEDPSLSQEKTVQLSSANPAISSTPYQCTVCQSEYNNLHGLLTHYGKKHPGMKVKAADFAQDIDINPGAVYKCRHCPYINTRIHGVLTHYQKRHPSIKVTAEDFVHDVEQSNDIAQNDVEETSRIFKQGYGAYRCKLCPYTHGTLEKLKIHYEKYHNQPEFDVFAQSPPKVSASLEPDMVTEIKASPEIAAEDVGEISVAAPHFSSSHLVSHTVFRCQLCKYFCSTRKGIARHYRIKHNNVRAQPEGKNNLFKCALCSYTNPIRKGLAAHYQKRHDIDAYYTHCLAASRTVSDKPNKVIIPSPPKDDTPQLSEELRRAVEKKKCSLCSFQSFSKKGIVSHYMKRHPGVFPKKQHASKLGGYFTAVYADEHEKPTPTEEKNEFEKPEVESEAQEIEWLPFRCIKCFKLSFSTAELLCMHYTDHHSKDLKRDFTILGSGTRSQNAVYQCKHCDMKLHSTAELTAHLNGHNEEFQKRAKRQERRKQLLSKQKYADGAFADFKQERAFGHLEDVSKLKERKVVGYKCKFCVEVHPTLRAICNHLRKHVQYGNVSSVSATVKGLRSHERSHLALAMFTREDKYSCQYCSFVSAFRHNLDRHMQTHHGHHKPFRCKLCPFKSSYNSRLKTHILKAHADSSYSEPPDVQQQLNHYQSAALARNNNNVSPIPLSGSAAGMEKTEAILNCEFCEFSSGYIQSIRRHYRDKHGGKKLFKCKDCSFYTGFKSAFTMHVEAGHSAVPEEGPKDLRCPLCLYHTKYKRNMIDHIVLHREERVVPIEVCRSKLSKYLQGVVFRCDKCTFTCSSDESLQQHIEKHNELKPYKCQLCYYETKHTEELDAHLRDEHKVSRNFELVGRVNLDQLEQMKGKTESSSSDEEEKEEELSPKTEERDPMMFSDTGPPEKRFPCEFCGRSFTEGSEWERHVLRHGMALNESKHGTSEDSQTKEDVEETVSTLPEEKESIEKMVLDYSHNSETVVSVVAADKPLQENPEAKNE